A window of Perognathus longimembris pacificus isolate PPM17 chromosome 6, ASM2315922v1, whole genome shotgun sequence contains these coding sequences:
- the Clic1 gene encoding chloride intracellular channel protein 1: MAEEQPQVELFVKAGSDGAKIGNCPFSQRLFMVLWLKGVTFNVTTVDTKRRTETVQKLCPGGQLPFLLYGTEVHTDTNKIEEFLEAVLCPPRYPKLAALNPESNTAGLDIFAKFSAYIKNSNPALNDNLEKGLLKALKILDNYLTSPLPEEVDETSAEDEGISQRKFLDGNELTLADCNLLPKLHIVQVVCKKYRGFTIPEAFRGVHRYLSNAYAREEFASTCPDDEEIELAYEQVTKALK; this comes from the exons ATGGCCGAAGAACAGCCCCAAGTCGAGTTGTTCGTGAAG GCTGGCAGCGATGGGGCCAAGATTGGGAACTGCCCCTTCTCCCAGAGACTGTtcatggtactgtggctcaaaggagtcACCTTCAATGTCACCACTGTTGACACCAAAAG GCGGACAGAGACTGTGCAGAAGCTGTGTCCCGGAGGACAGCTCCCCTTTCTGCTGTATGGCACTGAAGTACACACCGACACCAACAAGATCGAGGAGTTTCTGGAGGCTGTGTTGTGCCCTCCCAG GTACCCGAAGCTGGCAGCTCTGAACCCTGAGTCCAACACAGCTGGGCTGGACATATTTGCCAAATTTTCTGCCTACATCAAGAATTCAAACCCAGCGCTCAATGATA ATCTGGAGAAGGGACTCCTGAAAGCCCTGAAGATCTTAGACAATTACCTGACATCCCCCCTCCCAGAAGAAGTGGATGAAACCAGTGCAGAAGATGAGGGTATCTCTCAAAGAAAATTTCTGGATGGCAATGAGCTCACCCTGGCTGACTGCAACCTGTTGCCAAAGCTCCACATAGTACAG GTGGTATGTAAGAAGTACAGAGGATTCACCATCCCTGAAGCTTTCCGAGGAGTGCACCGGTACTTGAGCAATGCCTATGCTCGGGAAGAATTTGCCTCCACCTGTCCAGATGACGAAGAGATAGAGTTGGCCTATGAGCAAGTGACCAAGGCCCTCAAATAA
- the Ddah2 gene encoding N(G),N(G)-dimethylarginine dimethylaminohydrolase 2, with protein MGTPGEGLGRCSHALIRGVPGSLASGEGAGAGLPPLDLAKAQREHGVLGGKLRQRLGLQLLELPPEESLPLGPLLGDTAVIQGDTALITRPWSPARRPEVDGVRKALQDLGLRIVEMGDENATLDGTDVLFTGREFFVGLSKWTNHRGAEIVADTFRDFAVSTVPVSGASHLRGLCGMGGPRTVVAGSSDASQKAVRAMAALTDHPYASLTLPDDAAADCLFLRPGLPGASPFLLHRGGGDLPNSQEALQKLSDVTLVPVSCSELEKAGAGLSSLCLVLSTRPHS; from the exons ATGGGGAcgccaggggaggggctgggtcgCTGCTCCCATGCCCTGATCCGGGGTGTCCCCGGGAGCCTGGCGtcgggggaaggggcaggggctGGTCTTCCGCCTCTGGATCTCGCTAAAGCGCAAAGGGAGCACGGGGTGCtggggggtaaactgaggcagcgACTAGGGCTGCAGCTGCTGGAACTGCCCCCTGAAGAATCGCTGCCGCTGGGGCCCCTGCTTGGCGACACGGCGGTGATCCAAGGGGACACGGCCCTGATCACGCGGCCCTGGAGCCCGGCCCGCAGGCCCGAG GTGGATGGAGTTCGCAAAGCCCTGCAGGATTTGGGGCTGCGAATTGTAGAGATGGGAGATGAGAACGCGACGCTGGATGGCACCGACGTTCTCTTCACCG GCCGGGAGTTTTTCGTAGGCCTTTCCAAGTGGACCAATCATCGAGGAGCTGAGATCGTGGCGGACACGTTTCGG GACTTTGCTGTTTCCACTGTGCCAGTCTCCGGCGCCTCCCACTTGCGGGGCCTCTGCGGCATGGGGGGACCCCGCACAGTGGTGGCTGGTAGCAGTGACGCTTCGCAAAAGGCTGTCAGG GCCATGGCAGCGCTGACAGATCACCCCTACGCCTCTCTGACCCTCCCAGATGACGCAGCTGCTGACTGTCTCTTTCTGCGCCCTGGGTTGCCTGGTGCATCCCCATTCCTCTTACATCGTGGAGGTGGGGACCTGCCCAATAGCCAAGAG GCACTTCAGAAGCTCTCTGATGTCACCCTGGTACCTGTGTCCTGCTCAGAACTGGAGAAGGCTGGTGCTGGGCTCAGCTCCCTCTGCCTGGTTCTTAGCACACGCCCTCACAGTTGA
- the Mpig6b gene encoding megakaryocyte and platelet inhibitory receptor G6b isoform X2 — MALALRLLPLLLWKANGDPLGPLQGHPGDRVNLSCMGVSHPTRWAWAPSFPACTGLSKGRRPILWNSSSGTPTVPTLQHFAGRLRPLGPSIQRLELLLSAGDSGTFYCKGRQENESRTVLHVLGDRAYCKALGPTHGSDVAAGRRAGIGTGSAGRGLVAAQSLQVAELSLAPPAAKENPRNRTGDSQRLILPYRRGPRHPLGPLSTSALYVNVEPQRSIQEDAPKIPGNPEQEPSLHYANLDQMALRRPRRLSEVVSADAPTVYAVVV; from the exons ATGGCCTTGGCTCTGCGGCTGTTGCCTCTGCTGTTATGGAAGGCCAATGGAGACCCACTGG gCCCCCTGCAAGGCCACCCAGGGGACCGAGTGAATCTCTCCTGCATGGGGGTCTCACACCCCACACGCTGGGCTTGGGCACCTAGCTTCCCGGCCTGCACAGGTCTGTCCAAAGGTCGCCGCCCCATCCTGTGGAACTCCTCCAGTGGGACCCCGACCGTGCCCACTCTGCAGCATTTTGCTGGCCGCCTCCGCCCCCTGGGCCCTAGTATTCAGCGGCTGGAACTGCTCTTGAGTGCTGGGGACTCGGGCACCTTTTACTGCAAGGGTCGCCAAGAGAATGAGAGCCGGACAGTGCTGCATGTCTTGGGGGACAGGGCCTATTGCAAGGCCCTGGGACCTACCCACG GTTCTGATGTCGCTGCTGGGCGCAGGGCTGGCATTGGGACTGGGAGCGCTGGGCGTGGCCTGGTGGCAGCGCAG AGCCTGCAAGTTGCAGAATTGTCGTTGGCGCCGCCTGCGGCCAAAGAGAACCCGCGCAACAGGACTGGTGACTCTCAAAGACTCATCCTCCCTTACAGGCGTGGCCCCCGGCACCCGCTTGGACCACTCTCCACATCTG CTCTGTACGTGAATGTTGAGCCCCAGAGGTCCATACAGGAGGACGCACCCAAGATTCCAGGGAACCCGGAGCAGGAACCG AGCCTACACTATGCCAATCTGGACCAAATGGCCCTCAGAAGGCCCCGACGGCTGTCTGAAGTGGTCTCTGCGGATGCTCCCACCGTCTATGCTGTTGTAGTTTGA
- the Mpig6b gene encoding megakaryocyte and platelet inhibitory receptor G6b isoform X3 — protein sequence MALALRLLPLLLWKANGDPLGPLQGHPGDRVNLSCMGVSHPTRWAWAPSFPACTGLSKGRRPILWNSSSGTPTVPTLQHFAGRLRPLGPSIQRLELLLSAGDSGTFYCKGRQENESRTVLHVLGDRAYCKALGPTHGSVYPQVLMSLLGAGLALGLGALGVAWWQRRRGPRHPLGPLSTSALYVNVEPQRSIQEDAPKIPGNPEQEPSLHYANLDQMALRRPRRLSEVVSADAPTVYAVVV from the exons ATGGCCTTGGCTCTGCGGCTGTTGCCTCTGCTGTTATGGAAGGCCAATGGAGACCCACTGG gCCCCCTGCAAGGCCACCCAGGGGACCGAGTGAATCTCTCCTGCATGGGGGTCTCACACCCCACACGCTGGGCTTGGGCACCTAGCTTCCCGGCCTGCACAGGTCTGTCCAAAGGTCGCCGCCCCATCCTGTGGAACTCCTCCAGTGGGACCCCGACCGTGCCCACTCTGCAGCATTTTGCTGGCCGCCTCCGCCCCCTGGGCCCTAGTATTCAGCGGCTGGAACTGCTCTTGAGTGCTGGGGACTCGGGCACCTTTTACTGCAAGGGTCGCCAAGAGAATGAGAGCCGGACAGTGCTGCATGTCTTGGGGGACAGGGCCTATTGCAAGGCCCTGGGACCTACCCACG GGTCTGTGTATCCCCAGGTTCTGATGTCGCTGCTGGGCGCAGGGCTGGCATTGGGACTGGGAGCGCTGGGCGTGGCCTGGTGGCAGCGCAG GCGTGGCCCCCGGCACCCGCTTGGACCACTCTCCACATCTG CTCTGTACGTGAATGTTGAGCCCCAGAGGTCCATACAGGAGGACGCACCCAAGATTCCAGGGAACCCGGAGCAGGAACCG AGCCTACACTATGCCAATCTGGACCAAATGGCCCTCAGAAGGCCCCGACGGCTGTCTGAAGTGGTCTCTGCGGATGCTCCCACCGTCTATGCTGTTGTAGTTTGA
- the Mpig6b gene encoding megakaryocyte and platelet inhibitory receptor G6b isoform X1 — translation MALALRLLPLLLWKANGDPLGPLQGHPGDRVNLSCMGVSHPTRWAWAPSFPACTGLSKGRRPILWNSSSGTPTVPTLQHFAGRLRPLGPSIQRLELLLSAGDSGTFYCKGRQENESRTVLHVLGDRAYCKALGPTHGSVYPQVLMSLLGAGLALGLGALGVAWWQRRACKLQNCRWRRLRPKRTRATGLVTLKDSSSLTGVAPGTRLDHSPHLRCPSHTALYVNVEPQRSIQEDAPKIPGNPEQEPSLHYANLDQMALRRPRRLSEVVSADAPTVYAVVV, via the exons ATGGCCTTGGCTCTGCGGCTGTTGCCTCTGCTGTTATGGAAGGCCAATGGAGACCCACTGG gCCCCCTGCAAGGCCACCCAGGGGACCGAGTGAATCTCTCCTGCATGGGGGTCTCACACCCCACACGCTGGGCTTGGGCACCTAGCTTCCCGGCCTGCACAGGTCTGTCCAAAGGTCGCCGCCCCATCCTGTGGAACTCCTCCAGTGGGACCCCGACCGTGCCCACTCTGCAGCATTTTGCTGGCCGCCTCCGCCCCCTGGGCCCTAGTATTCAGCGGCTGGAACTGCTCTTGAGTGCTGGGGACTCGGGCACCTTTTACTGCAAGGGTCGCCAAGAGAATGAGAGCCGGACAGTGCTGCATGTCTTGGGGGACAGGGCCTATTGCAAGGCCCTGGGACCTACCCACG GGTCTGTGTATCCCCAGGTTCTGATGTCGCTGCTGGGCGCAGGGCTGGCATTGGGACTGGGAGCGCTGGGCGTGGCCTGGTGGCAGCGCAG AGCCTGCAAGTTGCAGAATTGTCGTTGGCGCCGCCTGCGGCCAAAGAGAACCCGCGCAACAGGACTGGTGACTCTCAAAGACTCATCCTCCCTTACAGGCGTGGCCCCCGGCACCCGCTTGGACCACTCTCCACATCTG CGCTGTCCCTCCCACACAGCTCTGTACGTGAATGTTGAGCCCCAGAGGTCCATACAGGAGGACGCACCCAAGATTCCAGGGAACCCGGAGCAGGAACCG AGCCTACACTATGCCAATCTGGACCAAATGGCCCTCAGAAGGCCCCGACGGCTGTCTGAAGTGGTCTCTGCGGATGCTCCCACCGTCTATGCTGTTGTAGTTTGA